A single window of Archangium gephyra DNA harbors:
- the hflX gene encoding GTPase HflX: protein MSNSSTPRPLAVLVGVQLPGVSDTEHAADLAELGRLVHTLGYKVVATVSQRRDKLAPGTVLGSGKLAELAQLTGGRGTVPSGAQGRKSKARERWEAEAEEADEAEEQQAAAEADEDVAEEDEVPEEELSAEASEEPLTERPTVVVVDHELSPSQLSNLERATGAQVFDRTGVIVDIFHRHARSREAKMQVEIARLNYLAPRMRESTGSSERQQGRGSGDSAVELDRRKIRDRLAELREGLAAIQQDQDHRRYARRDQLRVALVGYTNAGKSSLMRALTGSEVLVADQLFATLDTTVRALQPETRPRVLISDTVGFIQKLPHDLVASFRSTLDEALEASLLLYVVDGSDPTWEAQLEVTRSVLREIGAQSVPSRLLFNKADRLTPEAREALLQQHPEALVLSAHAPDDVAALRQTIIEFFERSMVEAELVIPYSRQARIGEVYEHARVLSEAYDETGRRLKVRALPAAMARLTRAFET from the coding sequence ATGTCGAACTCCTCTACTCCGCGCCCGCTCGCCGTGCTGGTGGGCGTCCAGCTCCCTGGCGTCTCGGACACTGAACACGCCGCCGACCTGGCTGAGCTCGGGCGGTTGGTGCACACGCTCGGCTACAAGGTCGTCGCGACCGTGAGCCAGCGCCGCGACAAGCTCGCGCCGGGAACGGTGCTCGGGAGCGGAAAGCTCGCGGAGCTGGCCCAGCTCACCGGAGGCCGTGGCACCGTGCCCTCGGGGGCGCAGGGGCGGAAGTCGAAGGCACGTGAGCGCTGGGAGGCCGAAGCCGAGGAAGCCGATGAGGCCGAGGAGCAGCAGGCCGCGGCCGAAGCGGACGAGGACGTGGCCGAGGAGGACGAGGTCCCCGAGGAGGAGCTGTCCGCCGAGGCCAGCGAGGAGCCCCTCACGGAGAGGCCCACGGTGGTGGTGGTGGACCATGAGCTCTCCCCCAGCCAGCTGAGCAACCTGGAGCGGGCCACCGGTGCGCAGGTGTTCGACCGCACGGGCGTCATCGTGGACATCTTCCACCGCCACGCGCGGAGCCGTGAGGCGAAGATGCAGGTGGAGATCGCCCGGCTCAACTACCTCGCCCCCCGTATGCGCGAGTCGACGGGGAGCAGCGAGCGTCAACAGGGCCGGGGCTCGGGTGATTCGGCGGTGGAGCTGGATCGCCGCAAGATTCGGGACCGGCTCGCCGAGCTGCGCGAGGGGCTCGCGGCCATCCAGCAGGACCAGGATCACCGGCGCTATGCCCGCAGGGACCAGCTGCGGGTGGCGCTGGTCGGGTACACCAACGCGGGCAAGTCCTCGCTCATGCGAGCGCTGACGGGCAGCGAGGTGCTGGTGGCGGATCAGCTCTTCGCCACGCTCGACACCACGGTGCGGGCGCTGCAACCGGAGACCCGGCCGCGGGTGCTGATCTCGGACACGGTGGGCTTCATCCAGAAGCTGCCGCACGATCTCGTGGCCTCGTTCCGTTCCACGCTGGACGAGGCGCTGGAGGCATCGCTGCTGCTCTACGTGGTGGATGGCTCCGACCCCACCTGGGAGGCCCAGCTCGAGGTGACCCGCTCGGTGCTCCGGGAGATTGGAGCGCAGAGCGTCCCGAGCCGGCTGTTGTTCAACAAGGCGGACCGGCTCACGCCCGAGGCCCGGGAGGCCCTGCTCCAGCAGCATCCCGAGGCCCTCGTCCTCTCGGCGCACGCGCCGGACGACGTGGCGGCGCTCCGTCAGACGATCATCGAGTTCTTCGAGCGCTCGATGGTGGAGGCGGAGCTGGTGATTCCCTACTCCCGCCAGGCGCGCATCGGAGAGGTGTACGAGCATGCCCGGGTCCTCTCCGAGGCCTACGACGAGACGGGCCGGCGGCTGAAGGTCCGGGCGCTCCCGGCGGCGATGGCCAGACTCACCCGGGCCTTCGAGACGTGA
- a CDS encoding RecQ family ATP-dependent DNA helicase, with the protein MRRMPEALPHYEQAQEGLVRHFGLSEFRPGQAQVISSVLSGRNTVVVMPTGAGKSLCYQLPAVLLPGVTLVISPLIALMKDQVEQLTGRGISATFINSSLSDLERADRIRRMRAGEFKLVYVAPERFRSPSFLDALSQVGVELLAIDEAHCISQWGHDFRPDYAQLGQVRKRLRPPRTVALTATATPEVRDDIVRSLLMKDPQVFAEGFDRPNLFLEVFQVSGDEEKRRACAGLASLGGGSGIIYCSTRKSAENTHSALLERKVNAILYHAGMDDDARRRAQDDFMSAKEAVAVATNAFGMGIDKPDIRFVAHANIPKAVEAYYQEIGRAGRDRGPAFAALLFNHADVYTQERLIESNHPSEAVLSDLWNVLRSVPEYDKGQHVLAAQAGASEFEISAALRILEREGKIERGSRGEGEYGITLTEKAPGAQPHAPDARRLLASLLETFPVGRSATTELPILARRTGLSGDEIQHALKLLERAGALQVRRPFSGRTIRALSTVPFRELGVDLSKVREQERRSLLHLKQMTDYAYTKKCRRAFILQYFGQKDVEATCGNCDTCAGGRLKRLEGLDRSATAPRATPTLAPGRPDGYSELAATELRRWRKELARDLEVPPFIIFNDETLRGLAAALPIDRESFLTVKGTGESRWERFGPKVVEICLMARAAGHEPIPVAPVPPKVRKSRSARH; encoded by the coding sequence ATGCGGCGGATGCCGGAGGCCCTCCCCCACTACGAGCAAGCCCAGGAGGGACTGGTCCGTCATTTCGGCCTGAGCGAGTTCAGGCCGGGGCAGGCCCAGGTCATCAGCTCCGTGCTGAGCGGACGCAACACCGTGGTGGTCATGCCCACGGGCGCGGGGAAGAGCCTGTGCTACCAGCTGCCCGCCGTGCTGCTGCCCGGGGTGACGCTCGTCATCTCCCCGCTCATCGCGCTGATGAAGGATCAGGTGGAGCAGCTCACGGGCCGCGGCATCTCCGCCACGTTCATCAACTCGTCCCTGTCGGACCTGGAGCGGGCGGACCGCATCCGCCGCATGCGGGCCGGCGAGTTCAAGCTCGTCTACGTGGCGCCCGAGCGCTTCCGCAGCCCCAGCTTCCTGGACGCGCTGAGCCAGGTGGGGGTGGAGCTGCTCGCCATCGACGAGGCCCACTGTATCTCCCAGTGGGGCCATGACTTCCGGCCGGACTACGCGCAGCTGGGCCAGGTGCGCAAGCGCCTGCGTCCGCCGCGCACCGTGGCTCTCACCGCCACCGCGACGCCCGAGGTGCGTGACGACATCGTCCGCTCCCTGCTGATGAAAGACCCACAGGTGTTCGCCGAGGGCTTTGACCGGCCCAACCTCTTCCTGGAGGTGTTCCAGGTGAGCGGGGACGAGGAGAAGCGCCGGGCCTGCGCGGGGCTCGCGTCCCTGGGCGGCGGCAGCGGCATCATCTACTGCTCCACGCGCAAGTCGGCGGAGAACACGCACTCGGCGCTGCTGGAGCGCAAGGTGAACGCCATCCTCTACCACGCGGGCATGGACGACGACGCGCGGCGCCGGGCCCAGGATGACTTCATGTCCGCCAAGGAGGCGGTGGCGGTGGCCACCAACGCCTTCGGCATGGGCATCGACAAGCCGGACATCCGCTTCGTCGCCCACGCCAACATCCCCAAGGCGGTGGAGGCGTACTACCAGGAGATCGGCCGCGCGGGCCGTGACCGGGGGCCGGCCTTCGCCGCGCTGCTCTTCAACCACGCGGACGTGTACACGCAGGAGCGGCTCATCGAGAGCAACCACCCCTCGGAGGCGGTGCTCTCGGACCTGTGGAACGTGCTGCGCTCCGTGCCCGAGTACGACAAGGGCCAGCACGTGCTGGCGGCCCAGGCGGGCGCGAGCGAGTTCGAGATCTCCGCCGCGCTGCGCATCCTGGAGCGCGAGGGGAAGATTGAGCGTGGCAGCCGGGGCGAGGGCGAGTACGGCATCACCCTGACGGAGAAGGCGCCGGGCGCGCAGCCCCATGCCCCGGATGCGAGGCGCCTGCTGGCCTCGCTGCTGGAGACGTTCCCGGTGGGGCGCTCGGCCACCACCGAGTTGCCCATCCTCGCGCGGCGCACGGGACTGTCGGGCGACGAGATTCAACACGCGCTCAAGCTGCTGGAGCGGGCCGGAGCGCTGCAGGTGCGCCGGCCCTTCTCCGGACGCACCATCCGCGCGCTGTCGACGGTGCCCTTCCGCGAGCTGGGCGTGGACCTGAGCAAGGTGCGCGAGCAGGAGCGGCGCTCGCTGCTGCACCTCAAGCAGATGACGGACTACGCCTACACGAAGAAATGCCGGCGGGCCTTCATCCTCCAGTATTTCGGGCAGAAGGACGTGGAGGCCACGTGCGGCAACTGTGACACGTGCGCCGGCGGCCGGCTCAAGCGCCTGGAGGGGCTCGACCGTTCCGCCACCGCGCCCCGCGCCACGCCGACCCTGGCCCCCGGGCGCCCCGACGGCTACAGCGAGCTGGCCGCCACCGAGCTGCGCCGCTGGCGCAAGGAACTCGCGAGGGATCTCGAGGTGCCGCCCTTCATCATCTTCAATGACGAGACGCTGCGAGGGCTCGCCGCCGCGCTGCCCATCGATCGGGAGTCGTTCCTCACGGTGAAGGGCACGGGGGAGAGCCGCTGGGAGCGCTTCGGGCCCAAGGTGGTGGAGATCTGCCTGATGGCGCGCGCCGCCGGGCACGAGCCCATTCCAGTGGCGCCCGTGCCGCCCAAGGTGCGCAAGTCCCGAAGCGCCCGGCACTGA
- the radC gene encoding RadC family protein, protein MDRTAAVVTVGWEESAGEGSVREKLPEAESPRERLFRLGAAALTDPELLSVLLGSGARTRALAEALLATRGGLKQLVQRDPRELCAHPGMGPGRTAQVMAALELGRRAQRVTERRPRLRTPKEISAYLAPNLSALRREVFHVLCFNARNVLLHDARVAEGTINSCPVDPREVFAAAITSRASAIVLAHNHPSGDPEPSGQDLGLTAQLIEAGRVLGIKVLDHVVIGDGTYTSLLERGELPLLGGETRGPWSMVGERG, encoded by the coding sequence ATGGACAGGACGGCGGCGGTGGTGACGGTGGGGTGGGAGGAGTCCGCGGGCGAAGGATCGGTGAGGGAGAAGCTTCCGGAGGCGGAGAGCCCCCGGGAGCGCCTCTTCCGGTTGGGGGCGGCGGCCCTCACCGATCCGGAGCTGTTGTCCGTGTTGCTGGGCTCGGGAGCGCGCACGCGGGCGCTGGCGGAGGCCCTGCTCGCCACGCGAGGGGGACTCAAGCAGCTGGTGCAGAGGGATCCGAGGGAGCTGTGCGCGCACCCGGGAATGGGGCCGGGGCGCACGGCGCAGGTGATGGCGGCGCTGGAGCTGGGACGCCGCGCCCAGCGTGTCACCGAGCGGCGGCCCCGCCTGCGCACCCCGAAGGAGATCTCCGCGTACCTGGCGCCCAACCTGAGCGCGCTGCGGCGCGAGGTGTTCCACGTGCTGTGCTTCAACGCGCGCAACGTGCTGCTGCACGACGCCCGCGTGGCCGAGGGCACCATCAACTCCTGCCCGGTGGATCCACGCGAGGTGTTCGCCGCGGCCATCACCTCGCGGGCCTCGGCCATCGTGCTGGCGCACAACCACCCCTCGGGGGACCCGGAGCCGTCAGGACAGGACCTGGGCCTCACCGCCCAGCTCATCGAGGCGGGCCGGGTGCTGGGCATCAAGGTGTTGGATCACGTGGTGATTGGAGATGGGACGTACACCTCGCTGCTGGAGCGGGGTGAGCTGCCGCTGCTGGGCGGGGAGACCCGAGGGCCATGGAGCATGGTGGGAGAGCGTGGATGA
- a CDS encoding DUF6960 family protein → MLTHSVPMNERLWGLYPWHGQSESERRLIHPEDLERLTALWPYCKVLERLGEATEQGFILLRYAESIFRVRPELFQPVSAPAFDFGGEVRLRKDTGRTGVIAAIYWHYKQARPFFLLRLGTKRPLKRYFAEELLPRSAPLSPCA, encoded by the coding sequence ATGCTCACCCATTCCGTACCGATGAATGAACGCCTGTGGGGGCTCTACCCCTGGCACGGGCAATCCGAGTCCGAGCGCCGTCTCATCCATCCCGAGGACCTCGAGCGGCTGACGGCCCTGTGGCCCTACTGCAAGGTGCTGGAGCGGCTCGGGGAGGCCACGGAGCAGGGCTTCATCCTGTTGCGCTACGCCGAGAGCATCTTCCGCGTCCGGCCCGAGCTCTTCCAGCCCGTCTCCGCGCCCGCCTTCGACTTCGGCGGCGAGGTGCGGCTGCGCAAGGACACCGGGCGCACCGGCGTCATCGCCGCCATCTACTGGCACTACAAGCAGGCCCGGCCCTTCTTCCTCCTCCGGCTCGGAACGAAGCGCCCCCTCAAGCGCTACTTCGCCGAGGAGCTCCTGCCCCGCTCGGCCCCCCTGTCTCCGTGTGCCTGA
- a CDS encoding response regulator, whose protein sequence is MSRGTILFLEDDQDLQSLVSAYLRERGYEVETARTVKEARTVMACIRVDAAVVDGLLPGMMGTDFIQELRQQHPALPILFASAFWKDLKSHDHLTRQLKVSRVLHKPYTPQELLLWLEQMLVARPPPPPPAALAESQDSADDLDATFRTLCAEYGARLEDKLRELTGAMERARAGSKEGLEAAFELAHKLHGTAGSYGFHAVSGAARHLEVLLRPARDAKAAPDWGALEAARQALATAVRNATPGNARGSAPAPAPGAGPAKGSAVEVEPRGTVLVVDDDAAWLAEVERMGKDRLVRVVTAHGADEAMKVARQQRLDGALVHVDVGGEEGGFAVAERLRALEELRTLPLAFFGAGGDVTYRMAAIHAGASLYLSRPFSALELAEAVERMVAVRRPERARVLVVDDDPEAVRTLSVALTSPQVEVVGLGDSYRLVDALAEHRPDLLLLDVEMPGPSGFDLCRIVRSMPEWQALPVLFITAHTGVDFRVAAFQAGADDYLAKPVLREELRARVQSRLERARLARERTERDALTGLLLRRPFLEAVRARLAEAQRTGRSLALGFLDVDRFKKVNDTHGHLAGDRVLMQMGRLLASRFRKEDLQCRWGGEEFVVALVGAQAEGARDILARMAAELAQADFEGDKGEHFRVTFSAGLAVAPQDGTDVESLLRAADERLYRAKAQGGNRIER, encoded by the coding sequence ATGAGCCGGGGAACCATCCTCTTCCTCGAGGATGATCAGGATCTGCAATCGCTCGTCTCCGCCTACCTGCGCGAGCGGGGGTACGAGGTGGAGACGGCCCGCACCGTGAAGGAAGCGCGCACGGTGATGGCCTGCATCCGGGTGGATGCCGCCGTCGTGGACGGCCTGCTGCCGGGGATGATGGGAACGGACTTCATCCAGGAGCTGCGCCAGCAGCACCCCGCGCTGCCCATCCTCTTCGCCTCGGCCTTCTGGAAGGATCTCAAGAGCCACGATCACCTCACGCGCCAGCTCAAGGTGTCGCGCGTGCTGCACAAGCCCTACACGCCCCAGGAGCTGCTCCTCTGGTTGGAGCAGATGCTGGTGGCGAGGCCCCCTCCCCCGCCCCCCGCGGCGCTGGCCGAGAGCCAGGACTCCGCGGACGACCTGGACGCCACCTTCCGGACGCTGTGCGCCGAGTACGGAGCGCGCCTGGAGGACAAGCTGCGGGAGCTGACGGGGGCGATGGAGCGGGCGCGGGCCGGAAGCAAGGAAGGCCTGGAGGCGGCCTTCGAGCTCGCCCACAAGCTGCATGGGACGGCGGGCTCCTACGGCTTCCACGCGGTGAGCGGCGCGGCACGGCACCTGGAGGTGCTGCTGCGGCCGGCCCGGGACGCCAAGGCGGCCCCGGACTGGGGGGCCCTGGAGGCGGCGCGGCAGGCGCTGGCCACGGCCGTCCGGAACGCGACACCCGGCAACGCGCGGGGCAGCGCGCCCGCTCCGGCGCCGGGTGCCGGGCCGGCGAAGGGCTCGGCCGTGGAGGTGGAGCCCCGAGGCACGGTGCTGGTGGTGGACGACGACGCGGCGTGGCTGGCCGAGGTGGAGCGGATGGGGAAGGACCGGCTGGTGCGCGTGGTGACGGCGCACGGCGCGGACGAGGCGATGAAGGTGGCGCGGCAGCAGCGGCTGGATGGAGCGCTGGTGCACGTGGACGTGGGCGGCGAGGAGGGAGGCTTCGCCGTGGCGGAGCGGCTGCGCGCCCTGGAGGAGCTGCGGACGCTGCCGCTGGCCTTCTTCGGCGCGGGGGGAGATGTCACCTACCGCATGGCGGCGATCCACGCGGGCGCGTCGCTCTACCTGTCGCGGCCCTTCTCCGCGCTGGAGCTGGCGGAGGCGGTGGAGCGGATGGTGGCCGTCCGGCGTCCGGAGCGCGCGCGGGTGCTGGTGGTGGATGATGATCCGGAAGCGGTGCGCACCCTCAGCGTGGCGCTGACGAGCCCGCAGGTGGAGGTGGTGGGACTGGGAGACTCCTACCGCCTGGTGGACGCGCTGGCCGAGCACCGGCCGGACCTGCTGCTGCTGGACGTGGAGATGCCGGGGCCGAGCGGCTTCGACCTGTGCCGCATCGTGCGCTCCATGCCCGAGTGGCAGGCACTGCCCGTCCTCTTCATCACCGCGCACACGGGGGTGGACTTCCGGGTGGCGGCCTTCCAGGCGGGAGCGGACGACTACCTGGCCAAGCCGGTGCTGCGCGAGGAGCTGCGGGCCCGGGTGCAGTCGCGGCTGGAGCGGGCGCGGCTGGCGCGCGAGCGGACCGAGCGGGATGCCCTCACGGGCCTGCTGCTGCGCCGCCCCTTCCTGGAGGCCGTGCGCGCGCGGCTGGCCGAGGCGCAGCGGACGGGCAGGTCCCTGGCGCTGGGCTTCCTGGACGTGGACCGTTTCAAGAAGGTGAACGACACGCACGGCCACCTGGCGGGAGACCGGGTGCTGATGCAGATGGGGCGGCTGCTGGCCTCGCGCTTCCGCAAGGAGGACCTGCAGTGCCGGTGGGGAGGCGAGGAGTTCGTGGTGGCCCTGGTGGGGGCGCAGGCGGAGGGGGCGCGGGACATCCTGGCGCGCATGGCGGCGGAGCTGGCGCAGGCCGACTTCGAGGGCGACAAGGGCGAGCACTTCCGGGTCACCTTCAGCGCGGGGCTCGCGGTGGCGCCCCAGGACGGCACCGACGTGGAGTCCCTGCTGCGCGCGGCGGACGAGCGGCTGTACCGGGCCAAGGCCCAGGGCGGCAACCGCATCGAGCGCTGA
- a CDS encoding response regulator — protein sequence MKTRLSRSSVVLAGGALALLCVLFALGRPMPAGEHDDYRTRLRQLRVLSAEMEQDILRAHVGMPRLHGEPREELAALRARAEELRAFPSFLKEPERQTLGAVLDDYLRALADEEVLLVRLQAQGADQAEATLRQLLDSPASPEAERLITTYLQLYEGALSRAERFRIILFAFSLLLVAFVLAVLVRLARTGAALDTLNAQLEARVEERTTALSTANMELRESEARKAAILESSLDGIISLDEAGRILEFNPAAEHIFRLPRPQALGRDFVSLALAATVKAEQRGMVARALRADAAPGRATRLELQGLRADGGTFPAELTVLRVRSEGPARFTSYVRDITERREVERLKNEFVSTVSHELRTPLTSIRGSLGLLEGGILGELPAQAQDMVRIARTNTERLIRLINDILDLEKIESGKLELKLQSVETAEVIEATFSGVQAMADAARVRLHAEAAGAGPVRADRDRLIQVLTNLVSNAIKFSPPDSQVEVRAARDARGQVRFSVVDQGPGIPLDQRARLFGKFQQLDSSDTRTKGGTGLGLAISQAIVEQHGGRIEVHSEPGHGATFTFSLTALRLGSGSNSVVMDESRYTILVVTTDSELSGLLRGLLTHEGYRVLRSPSVEEAEKLIEVGAPDLLVLDAQGPDGSGLELVRKLREEPRTREMPVLMLSGRSPQEEGVVQPLLVDWMQKPFDEQRFLLSLRHAIRRPGQARVLIVDDDVSTRQVLRAQLERLGVACYEAEDGESAVALARTTPPDLIVLDVGLPRLDGFEVVDILRQGKGRGTPLIVFTGRELSSGDQRQLSLGITRHLTKARTSEDELLVSVRELLNGLLAHKDGGEAPRQELP from the coding sequence GTGAAGACCCGTCTCTCCAGAAGCTCCGTGGTGCTCGCCGGGGGGGCGCTCGCGCTCCTGTGTGTGCTCTTCGCCCTGGGCCGCCCGATGCCGGCCGGCGAGCATGACGACTACCGTACCCGGCTGCGCCAGCTCCGCGTCCTGAGCGCGGAGATGGAGCAGGACATCCTGCGTGCCCACGTGGGCATGCCCCGGCTCCATGGCGAGCCGCGCGAGGAGCTCGCCGCGCTGCGCGCGAGGGCGGAGGAGCTGCGCGCCTTCCCCTCGTTCCTCAAGGAGCCGGAGCGCCAGACGCTGGGCGCCGTGTTGGACGACTACCTGCGCGCCCTGGCGGACGAGGAGGTCCTGCTGGTGCGCCTCCAGGCGCAAGGGGCGGACCAGGCGGAGGCCACGCTCCGGCAGCTGCTGGACAGCCCCGCCAGCCCCGAGGCCGAGCGGCTCATCACCACCTATCTCCAGCTCTACGAGGGGGCGCTGTCGCGCGCCGAGCGCTTCCGCATCATCCTCTTCGCCTTCTCGCTGCTGCTCGTCGCCTTCGTGCTGGCGGTGCTGGTGCGGCTGGCGCGCACGGGTGCCGCGCTCGACACGCTCAACGCGCAGCTGGAAGCCCGGGTGGAGGAGCGCACCACCGCCCTGTCCACCGCCAACATGGAGCTGCGCGAGAGCGAGGCCCGCAAGGCGGCCATCCTGGAGAGCTCGCTCGACGGCATCATCTCCCTGGACGAGGCGGGCCGCATCCTGGAGTTCAACCCCGCCGCCGAGCACATCTTCCGGCTGCCGCGGCCCCAGGCGCTGGGCCGGGACTTCGTCTCCCTGGCCCTGGCCGCCACCGTGAAGGCCGAGCAGCGCGGCATGGTGGCCCGCGCGCTCCGGGCCGATGCCGCTCCGGGCCGTGCCACCCGCCTGGAGCTGCAGGGCCTGCGCGCGGATGGCGGCACCTTCCCCGCCGAGCTCACCGTCCTGCGCGTGCGCAGCGAGGGCCCCGCGCGCTTCACCTCCTACGTGCGCGACATCACCGAGCGCCGCGAGGTGGAGCGGCTGAAGAACGAGTTCGTCTCCACCGTCAGCCATGAGCTGCGCACGCCCCTCACCTCCATCCGTGGCTCGCTCGGCCTGCTGGAGGGCGGCATCCTGGGCGAGCTGCCCGCCCAGGCCCAGGACATGGTGCGCATCGCCCGCACCAACACCGAGCGCCTCATCCGCCTCATCAACGACATCCTCGACCTCGAGAAGATCGAGTCCGGCAAGCTGGAGCTGAAGCTCCAGTCGGTGGAGACGGCCGAGGTCATCGAGGCCACCTTCAGTGGAGTCCAGGCCATGGCGGACGCGGCGCGGGTGCGCCTGCACGCCGAGGCGGCGGGGGCGGGCCCGGTGCGGGCGGACCGGGACCGGCTCATCCAGGTGCTCACCAACCTCGTCTCCAACGCCATCAAGTTCTCCCCTCCGGACAGCCAGGTGGAGGTGCGGGCCGCCCGGGACGCGCGCGGCCAGGTGCGCTTCTCCGTGGTGGACCAGGGGCCGGGCATCCCCCTGGATCAACGCGCCCGGCTCTTCGGCAAGTTCCAGCAGCTGGACAGCTCGGACACGCGCACCAAGGGCGGCACCGGCCTGGGCCTGGCCATCTCCCAGGCCATCGTCGAGCAGCACGGCGGCCGCATCGAGGTGCACAGCGAGCCGGGCCACGGCGCCACCTTCACCTTCTCGCTGACGGCGCTGCGCCTGGGCTCGGGCAGCAACTCCGTGGTGATGGACGAGTCGCGCTACACCATCCTCGTGGTGACGACGGACTCGGAGCTGTCCGGCCTGCTGCGCGGCCTGCTCACCCACGAGGGCTACCGCGTGCTGCGCAGCCCCTCGGTGGAAGAGGCGGAGAAGCTCATCGAGGTGGGCGCACCGGACCTGCTCGTGCTGGACGCGCAGGGCCCGGACGGCAGCGGGCTGGAGCTCGTCCGCAAGCTGCGTGAGGAGCCGCGCACCCGTGAGATGCCGGTGCTGATGCTGTCGGGGCGCTCGCCGCAGGAGGAGGGTGTCGTCCAGCCGCTGCTGGTGGACTGGATGCAGAAGCCCTTCGACGAGCAACGCTTCCTGCTGTCGCTGCGCCACGCCATCCGCCGGCCGGGCCAGGCGCGGGTGCTCATCGTGGACGACGACGTGAGCACGCGCCAGGTGCTGCGCGCCCAACTGGAGCGGCTGGGGGTGGCCTGCTACGAGGCCGAGGACGGCGAGAGCGCGGTGGCGCTGGCACGCACCACGCCGCCGGATCTCATCGTCCTGGACGTGGGCCTGCCCCGGCTGGATGGCTTCGAGGTGGTGGACATCCTCCGCCAGGGCAAGGGCCGCGGCACGCCGCTCATCGTCTTCACCGGGCGCGAGCTGTCGTCCGGGGATCAGCGCCAGCTGTCGCTGGGCATCACCCGCCACCTCACCAAGGCGCGCACGTCCGAGGACGAGTTGCTCGTCTCCGTGAGGGAGCTGCTCAACGGGCTGCTGGCCCACAAGGATGGCGGCGAGGCGCCGCGACAGGAGCTCCCATGA
- a CDS encoding response regulator, with amino-acid sequence MTIRKVLLVDDEDDIRTIGQLSLSRVGGWQTVLAASGAEAVTKAAAEQPDLILLDVMMPGMDGPTTLGQLRAQEATAKTPVIFMTAKIQKQEVARYLELGAVGVIGKPFDPMTLPAEIKKLLPPT; translated from the coding sequence ATGACGATTCGTAAGGTTCTGCTCGTGGATGACGAGGACGACATCCGCACCATCGGCCAGCTGAGCCTCAGCCGCGTGGGCGGCTGGCAGACGGTGCTCGCCGCCTCGGGCGCCGAGGCCGTGACCAAGGCCGCCGCCGAGCAGCCGGATCTCATCCTCCTGGACGTGATGATGCCGGGCATGGACGGGCCCACCACCCTGGGCCAGTTGCGTGCCCAGGAGGCCACCGCGAAGACGCCCGTCATCTTCATGACGGCGAAGATCCAGAAACAGGAAGTGGCGCGCTACCTGGAGCTGGGAGCCGTGGGCGTCATCGGCAAGCCGTTCGATCCGATGACCCTGCCCGCCGAAATCAAGAAGCTGCTGCCGCCCACCTGA